Proteins encoded in a region of the Clostridium butyricum genome:
- a CDS encoding methyl-accepting chemotaxis protein yields MRGNSNRKTIKRELIKKSGFVFAAIFIIVFLITISISKGTLLHVSLASIENLMGKSQLDIGDRIQEKFIIAESIANNQLIADETIPFEDKKASLQKYVEKFNLRSIGYIDRNGYLRSTDGFEADSSQEPYLKILKEGKNYLSDPVFTSDTKEQIVFVGVPIKNGNEITGYITCTVECSYLSQLTNEVKYNGTGNSYLINSDGIIIGSEDLNDVSNGVNIIDTIESDKYTDNKKKIYEKAISGENGSDSSTNEVITYTSVNNTNGWSLILEVDNRDFYKDIRTITIASIVIGIVGLSVVLFCLVLIGEALGKRLINVKQAIDLLAHGDFNIELSDYVFKVEDEVFDIGNSIKKTSSSMGAMIKKIKNDVYIINDQSDVLRETSREIDNGANGLSIAMDESAQGNTNQASEILMIHNKIGELGDNIEIMNKNINSVNTVSSQLESGLNESHNDMDQLNYALNSFNKRFEGFNDEIVTMNEKISAISLITQTISSIAEQTNLLALNAAIESARAGEAGRGFSVVSEEIRKLSEQTTESLHEISRVVDEILNESRIIIDSSKDMNLEIEEQKEKLYQTINSFKNMSDSIKDIIPKIVEIQSLSDENKLKKNDVIDSIANVTAISEELAASTEEVSATASEFKESSMRIDTISKKLEELIGKLLEEANEFRID; encoded by the coding sequence ATGAGGGGTAATAGTAATCGGAAGACCATAAAAAGAGAACTTATTAAAAAAAGTGGATTTGTATTTGCAGCTATCTTCATAATTGTATTTTTGATTACAATATCTATATCCAAGGGGACGTTGCTTCATGTTAGCTTAGCAAGTATAGAGAATTTAATGGGCAAATCACAACTTGATATAGGAGATAGAATACAAGAAAAATTTATAATAGCTGAATCTATTGCAAACAATCAATTAATTGCAGATGAAACTATACCATTTGAAGATAAAAAAGCAAGTTTACAAAAATATGTTGAAAAATTCAACTTAAGGTCTATCGGATACATAGATAGAAATGGATATTTAAGGAGTACAGATGGTTTTGAAGCAGACTCAAGTCAGGAACCATACTTAAAAATTTTAAAAGAAGGTAAAAATTATTTGAGTGATCCTGTTTTTACTTCTGATACAAAAGAACAGATTGTATTTGTAGGTGTTCCTATTAAAAATGGAAATGAAATTACAGGATATATTACTTGTACTGTTGAATGTAGCTATTTATCTCAGCTTACAAATGAAGTCAAATATAATGGAACAGGAAATTCATATTTAATAAATAGCGATGGAATAATAATTGGATCAGAGGATTTAAATGATGTTAGTAATGGTGTAAACATAATTGATACAATTGAATCTGATAAATATACAGATAATAAAAAGAAGATATATGAAAAAGCCATAAGCGGTGAAAATGGAAGTGATAGTTCGACTAATGAGGTTATTACATATACATCTGTAAATAATACAAATGGTTGGAGTTTAATTTTAGAAGTAGACAATAGAGATTTTTATAAAGATATAAGAACAATAACAATTGCAAGTATCGTAATAGGGATAGTTGGACTGAGCGTAGTATTATTCTGCTTAGTGTTAATAGGAGAAGCTCTAGGGAAAAGACTTATAAATGTAAAACAAGCTATAGATTTACTTGCCCATGGAGATTTTAATATAGAATTAAGTGATTATGTTTTTAAAGTTGAAGATGAAGTTTTTGACATAGGTAATTCAATAAAGAAAACATCATCATCAATGGGAGCAATGATTAAAAAAATAAAAAATGATGTTTATATAATAAATGATCAGTCTGATGTACTGAGAGAAACATCAAGAGAAATTGATAATGGAGCTAATGGACTTTCAATTGCAATGGATGAATCAGCTCAAGGAAATACAAATCAAGCATCAGAAATTTTAATGATTCATAACAAAATTGGCGAGCTAGGTGATAATATAGAAATTATGAATAAAAATATAAATTCAGTAAATACAGTATCATCACAATTAGAAAGTGGACTAAATGAAAGTCACAATGATATGGATCAATTAAATTATGCACTGAATTCATTTAATAAAAGATTTGAAGGTTTTAATGATGAAATTGTAACTATGAATGAAAAAATCTCAGCAATAAGTCTTATCACGCAAACTATAAGTTCTATTGCAGAGCAAACTAATCTACTTGCACTAAATGCAGCTATTGAATCGGCAAGAGCTGGAGAAGCAGGACGAGGGTTTAGTGTGGTGTCAGAAGAAATACGAAAATTATCAGAACAGACAACTGAATCATTGCATGAAATAAGTAGAGTTGTTGACGAAATTTTAAATGAAAGTAGAATTATTATAGATTCAAGCAAAGATATGAATCTTGAAATAGAAGAACAAAAAGAAAAATTATATCAAACAATAAATTCATTTAAAAACATGTCGGATTCTATTAAGGATATTATACCAAAGATAGTTGAAATACAATCATTGTCTGATGAGAATAAATTAAAGAAAAATGATGTTATAGATTCAATAGCAAATGTTACTGCAATATCAGAAGAATTGGCTGCAAGTACAGAAGAAGTTTCAGCTACTGCAAGTGAATTTAAAGAATCAAGCATGAGAATAGACACTATATCTAAAAAATTAGAAGAATTAATAGGAAAACTTTTAGAAGAAGCTAATGAATTTAGGATAGATTAA
- a CDS encoding purine-nucleoside phosphorylase: MENLYEKVQESVKYLKSKFTREPEIGIVLGSGLGALVDKFENKEEIPYSEIPNFPVVSVEGHKGSLLLGTIGNKTVLAMQGRFHYYEGYTMKEVTYPIFVMKMLGIEKVIITNACGGINTEFEPGDLMIINDFINLTANNPLIGSNDERFGPRFPDMSEPYKKNLMDLAKNVADKKGLKYKEGVYAHFTGPYYETAAEIRAYGKMGADAIGMSTVPETIIGNYLGMKVLGIACITNMATGIQKCKHSHANVVDVANKASANLCEWVSDIVKEM; the protein is encoded by the coding sequence ATGGAAAATTTATATGAAAAAGTTCAAGAATCAGTTAAATATTTAAAAAGTAAGTTTACGAGAGAACCTGAAATAGGAATCGTACTTGGAAGTGGTTTAGGAGCACTTGTAGATAAATTTGAAAATAAAGAAGAAATTCCATATAGCGAAATACCAAACTTCCCAGTTGTAAGTGTAGAAGGTCATAAAGGAAGTCTTCTTCTTGGAACTATAGGTAATAAAACAGTTCTTGCTATGCAAGGAAGATTCCATTATTATGAAGGATACACTATGAAGGAAGTAACATACCCTATCTTTGTAATGAAGATGCTAGGAATAGAAAAAGTAATTATTACAAATGCATGTGGTGGGATAAATACTGAATTTGAGCCTGGAGATTTAATGATAATTAATGATTTTATCAATCTTACTGCAAATAATCCATTAATAGGTTCTAATGATGAGAGATTTGGACCAAGATTCCCAGATATGTCAGAACCATATAAAAAGAATTTAATGGATTTAGCTAAGAATGTAGCAGATAAAAAAGGATTAAAATATAAAGAAGGTGTTTATGCACACTTTACAGGTCCTTATTATGAAACAGCAGCTGAAATAAGGGCATATGGTAAAATGGGGGCAGACGCAATAGGGATGTCTACAGTACCTGAAACTATAATTGGAAATTATTTAGGAATGAAAGTTCTTGGAATAGCATGTATTACGAACATGGCAACTGGAATTCAAAAGTGTAAGCATTCTCATGCAAATGTTGTAGATGTAGCAAATAAAGCATCAGCTAATCTTTGTGAGTGGGTTTCTGATATAGTAAAGGAAATGTAA
- a CDS encoding potassium/proton antiporter — MILLCACILLSCVIANRFSNKFGIPALFLFMALGMMFGSDGLFKIQFNNYQITNEVCNIALIFIMFYGGFGTKWDIAKPVAVKSILLSTVGVVITACCVSAFCHYILQLALLDSMLIGAVISSTDAASVFSILRSKNLSLKDGTASMIELESGSNDPIAFMMTMIILSFINGQSSISGVISMLFSQVTFGAIIGVGTAIIGVFILRKLKIATDGLETIFITALILISYSLSDYFGGNGYLSVYITGIILGNSRINNKIILVHFFDGVTGLAQILIFFLLGLLAFPHKMPAVIMPSLLIGLFLTFIARPIAVFSILLPFKSSIKQCLLVSWAGLRGAASIVFAIMAIADGVQIQSDLYHIVFVISLLSVGIQGSLLPLVSKKLDMIDEESDVRKTFNDYQEKSSITLMRVFVPKGHMWENKTIEEANIPGDSLALIIKRNGENIVPRGNTVIKGNDSIILSIPEYDCQDDIKLREIKIEKYNKWCNKAIEDINLPDDILITLIKRGTENIIPRGSTVILEDDIVVVYN, encoded by the coding sequence ATGATTCTTTTATGTGCATGTATTTTGTTATCGTGTGTAATAGCAAATAGATTTTCTAATAAGTTTGGTATACCAGCATTATTCCTTTTTATGGCACTTGGAATGATGTTTGGAAGTGATGGATTATTTAAGATACAATTTAATAATTATCAGATAACCAACGAAGTTTGTAATATTGCATTGATATTTATAATGTTTTATGGAGGTTTTGGAACCAAGTGGGATATTGCAAAACCTGTTGCAGTAAAATCTATTTTACTTTCAACAGTAGGTGTTGTTATTACAGCTTGTTGTGTAAGTGCTTTTTGTCATTACATTTTACAGTTAGCTTTGTTAGACAGTATGTTAATTGGTGCAGTTATAAGTTCAACAGATGCTGCATCGGTATTTTCAATTTTAAGGTCAAAGAATCTAAGTTTAAAAGATGGAACAGCATCTATGATTGAGCTTGAAAGTGGAAGCAATGACCCTATAGCTTTTATGATGACAATGATAATTTTAAGTTTTATAAATGGTCAAAGTAGTATTTCAGGAGTAATTTCCATGCTATTTTCACAAGTGACTTTTGGTGCAATAATTGGTGTCGGGACAGCAATTATCGGAGTTTTTATTTTAAGAAAGTTAAAAATTGCAACTGATGGACTAGAAACAATATTTATAACGGCTTTAATTTTAATTTCATATTCCCTTAGTGATTACTTTGGGGGAAATGGATATCTAAGTGTGTATATTACTGGTATTATTCTTGGAAATAGCAGGATAAATAATAAAATAATCTTAGTTCATTTTTTTGACGGGGTAACCGGTCTTGCTCAAATATTAATTTTCTTCCTTCTTGGACTACTAGCATTTCCACACAAAATGCCGGCAGTTATTATGCCATCATTACTCATAGGTCTTTTTTTAACGTTTATAGCAAGACCTATAGCTGTATTTTCAATACTGTTACCATTTAAATCATCTATTAAACAGTGTCTTCTAGTATCTTGGGCTGGATTAAGAGGAGCAGCATCTATAGTTTTTGCAATAATGGCAATAGCTGATGGAGTACAGATTCAAAGTGACTTATATCATATTGTTTTTGTGATTTCTTTGTTATCAGTTGGTATTCAAGGATCACTTTTACCACTGGTTTCAAAAAAATTAGATATGATAGATGAAGAAAGTGATGTAAGGAAGACCTTTAATGATTATCAGGAAAAATCATCAATTACTTTAATGAGGGTATTTGTACCAAAAGGACATATGTGGGAAAACAAAACTATAGAAGAGGCTAATATTCCAGGGGATTCTCTAGCTCTTATTATAAAGAGAAATGGGGAAAATATAGTTCCGAGAGGAAATACGGTAATAAAAGGGAATGACAGTATAATATTGAGTATACCGGAATATGACTGTCAAGATGATATAAAATTAAGAGAAATAAAAATAGAAAAGTATAATAAATGGTGCAATAAAGCCATAGAAGATATAAATCTTCCAGATGATATTCTGATTACTCTTATAAAAAGAGGTACTGAAAATATAATTCCTAGAGGAAGTACAGTAATATTAGAAGATGATATAGTTGTTGTTTATAATTAA
- a CDS encoding sirohydrochlorin cobaltochelatase has translation MKKAILVVSFGTSHVDALKNSIEKIEIKIKNEFKEYDVFRAFTAHMIIKKLKERDGLNILKPEEALEKLKLQGYEEVIIQPLHIIPGEEFDYIKGIAERHNQDFKTIKVGRPIFFYQGIEEVPQDYTLFIESIKEIIENEESVVLFGHGTAHASNAVYGMLQTVLEDEGYENVFVATVEGYPSIESALRRMKKKSIKKTKLVPLLLVAGDHAKNDMASDEDDSLKSILQREGIEVSLHLHGLGEVDKFDELYINRIYDTIEDRYSNLGKTKKLRKNK, from the coding sequence ATGAAAAAAGCGATATTAGTTGTGAGTTTTGGAACAAGTCATGTAGATGCACTGAAAAATTCAATTGAAAAAATTGAAATAAAAATAAAGAATGAATTTAAAGAATATGATGTGTTTAGAGCATTTACAGCTCATATGATAATTAAAAAGCTTAAAGAAAGAGATGGATTAAACATTTTAAAACCAGAAGAGGCTTTAGAGAAGCTTAAATTACAAGGATACGAAGAAGTTATAATTCAGCCACTTCATATAATTCCAGGAGAAGAATTTGATTACATAAAGGGAATAGCCGAAAGACATAATCAAGATTTTAAAACTATAAAAGTAGGGCGTCCTATATTTTTTTATCAAGGAATAGAAGAAGTTCCACAAGATTATACTTTATTTATAGAAAGTATAAAGGAAATAATCGAAAATGAAGAAAGTGTAGTTTTATTTGGTCACGGAACAGCTCATGCATCTAATGCAGTATATGGGATGCTTCAGACTGTGTTAGAAGATGAAGGATATGAAAATGTGTTTGTTGCTACAGTAGAAGGATACCCAAGCATAGAGAGTGCGCTGAGACGAATGAAAAAAAAATCAATAAAGAAAACTAAATTAGTGCCTTTATTACTTGTTGCAGGAGATCATGCTAAAAATGATATGGCATCAGATGAGGATGATTCTTTAAAAAGTATATTACAAAGAGAAGGAATAGAAGTAAGTCTTCATTTACATGGATTGGGCGAGGTTGATAAATTTGATGAATTATATATAAATAGAATTTATGATACGATTGAAGATAGATATTCAAATTTAGGAAAGACGAAAAAATTGAGAAAAAATAAATAG
- a CDS encoding cobyrinate a,c-diamide synthase, whose protein sequence is MKSIIIGSDASGGGKTTFTLGLMKALKNRELSVQGYKVGPDYIDPAFHKEVTNIESRNLDVHLMGKEGVIYSYKKGCGDVGIIEGVMGLYDGIGAGEEASTYDISKILSDMPIILVLSPKGQSSTICAVIKGLKDYKNANIAGIVLNSVSEKYYNLLKYSIEKNCDIKVFGYIPKNDEISLSSRHLGLVQSMEVLNLNDKIELCGKMVEQYVNVDEIINSMKEFKCNNDNNTYSQLNLKDKNLRIGIAKDKAFSFYYKDNIELLEQIGEIIYFSPMKDKSIPENLDFLYLGGGYPEVFRKELTSNETMRSSINTALNNGLRCYAECGGFMYLTEEIEGDAMIGFFQGKSFMKKRLQRFGYCRVKVDEKVFGHEIEINAHEFHKSCVESNEKTVYTVEKKQYNNELISWNCGYAKKNTVAGYAHINFLGNIDFLKSVIGYNII, encoded by the coding sequence ATGAAGTCAATAATTATAGGTTCTGACGCTAGTGGAGGAGGAAAAACTACATTTACTCTTGGACTTATGAAAGCACTTAAAAATAGAGAGCTCAGTGTTCAGGGATATAAAGTAGGACCAGATTATATCGACCCTGCATTTCACAAGGAAGTTACCAACATAGAATCAAGAAATTTGGATGTTCATCTCATGGGAAAAGAAGGTGTAATCTATAGTTATAAAAAAGGATGCGGTGATGTAGGTATAATTGAAGGCGTAATGGGATTGTATGATGGAATAGGGGCAGGAGAGGAAGCTTCAACATATGATATTTCAAAAATTTTAAGTGACATGCCTATTATACTTGTACTTTCTCCAAAAGGTCAGAGTTCAACTATATGTGCTGTGATAAAAGGTTTAAAGGATTATAAAAATGCTAATATTGCAGGAATTGTTCTTAATTCAGTAAGTGAAAAATATTATAATTTATTAAAATATTCAATTGAGAAAAATTGTGATATAAAGGTTTTTGGCTATATTCCTAAGAATGATGAAATAAGTCTAAGCAGTAGACACTTAGGCCTTGTTCAAAGTATGGAAGTATTAAATTTAAATGATAAAATAGAGTTATGTGGAAAAATGGTAGAGCAATATGTAAATGTAGATGAAATCATAAATTCTATGAAAGAATTTAAATGCAATAATGATAATAATACATATTCTCAATTAAACTTAAAGGATAAAAATTTAAGAATAGGTATAGCAAAGGATAAAGCATTTAGCTTTTATTATAAAGATAATATAGAGCTCCTTGAACAAATTGGAGAAATAATTTATTTTAGTCCAATGAAAGATAAGAGTATTCCAGAAAATTTAGATTTTCTATATTTAGGAGGGGGGTATCCAGAAGTTTTTAGGAAAGAGCTCACAAGTAATGAAACCATGAGAAGCAGCATAAATACAGCTTTAAATAATGGGCTTAGATGTTATGCAGAATGTGGAGGATTTATGTATCTCACAGAAGAAATTGAAGGAGATGCGATGATTGGTTTTTTTCAAGGAAAGAGTTTTATGAAAAAAAGGCTTCAACGTTTTGGATACTGTAGAGTAAAAGTAGATGAAAAAGTATTTGGACATGAAATAGAAATAAATGCACATGAATTTCATAAATCATGTGTAGAAAGCAATGAAAAGACAGTTTATACAGTTGAGAAGAAACAATATAACAATGAATTGATATCATGGAATTGTGGATATGCTAAAAAAAATACAGTAGCAGGATATGCTCATATTAATTTCCTTGGAAATATTGATTTTCTTAAATCTGTAATAGGATATAATATTATATAA
- a CDS encoding precorrin-8X methylmutase: MSYLKNPMGIEEKSFEIIGEEMGEHSFSDEELLIVKRTIHTTADFEYKDLVEISENAIETAKNLFINGATIYTDTNMALNGINKIALSKTNSKVICYVNEPQVHEEAKTKNITRSMAAVEKACEDNVDIFVFGNAPTALFRLKELIKEGRANPKLIVAVPVGFVGAAESKENMDELNIPYIRVKGRKGGSTVAAAIVNALMYMVVKR, from the coding sequence ATGAGTTATTTAAAAAATCCCATGGGAATAGAAGAAAAGAGCTTTGAAATAATTGGAGAAGAAATGGGAGAACATTCTTTTTCTGATGAAGAACTTCTTATAGTAAAGAGGACAATACATACAACAGCAGATTTTGAATATAAGGATTTAGTTGAAATAAGTGAGAACGCAATAGAAACAGCTAAAAATTTATTTATAAATGGTGCTACAATATATACAGACACTAATATGGCTCTTAATGGAATTAATAAAATAGCTTTATCTAAAACAAATAGTAAAGTTATATGTTATGTAAATGAGCCACAAGTTCATGAAGAAGCAAAAACTAAAAATATAACAAGAAGTATGGCTGCAGTAGAAAAAGCATGTGAAGATAATGTTGATATTTTTGTATTTGGAAATGCTCCTACTGCATTATTTAGATTAAAGGAACTTATAAAAGAAGGAAGAGCTAACCCTAAATTAATAGTAGCAGTACCAGTTGGATTTGTTGGAGCTGCTGAAAGTAAAGAAAATATGGATGAACTGAATATACCATACATAAGAGTTAAAGGAAGAAAAGGTGGCAGTACTGTTGCAGCAGCTATTGTAAATGCTTTAATGTATATGGTAGTAAAAAGATAA